TCCAGCCCCGCCGGCGTTTGAGGCGCCGGGTCTGGGCGGAGCCCCAGCGGCGGGGCTGCAGGCTTACGAGGCCACGCCCACCGCTCGGCCGGCGGTGGCCGGGTCCGTCAGGCTCGTGAGGAGCGCGTCCGCGACGTCCGCGCGGGGGATGACGCGGCCGCCCCGCACATTGGCGTCGATCGCCCGCCGGTAGGTCCCGGTGTGCGGCTTGTCCTGGAGCATCGGCGGGCGGATGACCGTCCACTGAGTACCGCTCGCCCCCATCGCCGCCTCCATGTCCGCGAGGTCCGCGTACACGTCCCGCAGCAGCCTGCGCAGCAGCGGGTAGACCACGGCCCGGGTGAACACCCCCTCGCCGTCCGGCAGCCGGCCGACCGGCGCGGCACTCACGGCCGACAGCCGGCGCACCCCCGCACGGTCCATGGCCGAGGTGATCGCGCCCAGGGCCGGGCCGGCGATGGGCGTCTCCTTGGCCTGCTTGTTGCTCACCGGGCCGAGCGCGGACACCACCGCGTCCTGGCCGCTCACCACCGGTAGCAGCGCCTCCTCGTCGGTCACGTCGGCGACCGTGGCCACGCGGAGCCGCTCGTGGGCGGGAAGGGGCAGCCGGGCCGGGTCGCGGACCACCGCGGTCACCTC
This genomic window from Streptomyces sp. NBC_01351 contains:
- a CDS encoding NAD(P)-dependent oxidoreductase, which gives rise to MKITVFGATGGVGQEVVRQALDAGHEVTAVVRDPARLPLPAHERLRVATVADVTDEEALLPVVSGQDAVVSALGPVSNKQAKETPIAGPALGAITSAMDRAGVRRLSAVSAAPVGRLPDGEGVFTRAVVYPLLRRLLRDVYADLADMEAAMGASGTQWTVIRPPMLQDKPHTGTYRRAIDANVRGGRVIPRADVADALLTSLTDPATAGRAVGVAS